The Candidatus Equadaptatus faecalis genomic interval AGGTCAGTTTTTACTTCCTCTGCACCCAATCCGCGCACGATCTCTGCAAGGCTTTCGGTTACGGCGTTAACGTCTTCAACGTCAGCCTTGAGAATTGTTACCATTTCGTATGATCGCACGTCTTTCACCTCCTCCCTTTGGACTCTGGCTTCCCTTACGGGAAGCAGGGAACTGCAAGTGGGTAATATACCACTAAAAAACTCCTTTGGCAATCACTTTTTTTCAGTTTTTTACGAAGAGCCGGATTTTGCCGGCTTTATTGCCCGTGCTTCCTGATTTCTATTTTGTACATTTTTTCTCCGGGCTTAAGCAGATTGTATTTGTCTCTTGCCTCGCGCTCCACTGCCGTGCTTGTTTTGGCGTTTTCCAGCCTCCGCTTAAGTTCCAGATTGGTTCTTTCCAGTTTCTCAAGTTCGGTCATTTTTTTGTCCAGCGAATTGTTGAGAACTTTTATTTTGGAAACTTCCGTAGAAAAAGTCGCCGCAATGACAGCGACTATAAAGCTGCTGACCGCAAAAAGCACAACGTAGCGCAGACGCGGCGCTCTCATTGCCCGTTACATTTTCTCCGGCGCGGAGATTCCGAGTATTTCAAGCACGCTGCGCAAAACAATTCTCGCTGCTTCGACAAGCAGCAGACGCGCTTTCATAACGTCTTCTTCTGCACCGAGTATTCTTGAACTGTTGTAGAACGCGTGGAAGCTTTCCGCTATTTCCTGCGCATAGTAGGCAATGCGGTGCGGCGCAAGCTCCGCCGCGGCTTTGCTGATTTCCTCAGGCATGCGGGAGATAACCTTCGCGAGCCTGATTTCATTGGCAGAAGAAAGTTTTCCGGCGTCAAATTCCGATACGTCAGGCAGTTCTGCCCCGCGTTCTTTAAGTTCGCGGTATATGCTGCATATTCTCGCGTAGGCGTACTGCACGTAGAAGACGGGGTTTTCGCTGCTTGCCTTTTTGGCAAGCTCAAGGTCAAAGTCAAGCGTGCTGTCGCTTTTTCGCATGACAAAGAAGAAGCGGGTAGCGTCGCGTCCGACTTCGTCCATGATTTCGCGCAGGGTAACTATTGTTCCGGCGCGTTTTGACATTTGCACCGGTTTGCCGTCGCGGAGCAGATTAACCATTTGTATAAGCAGAACTTCAAGCTGCTTATCCGTATGGCCTAATGACGTGTTCACCGAACGTATGCGCGGAATGTAGCCGTGGTGGTCTGCGCCCCACACGTATATCAGTTTTTCAAAACCTCTGTCGTATTTGTTTTTGAGATAGGCAACGTCTGACATAAAGTACGTCGGCACCCCGTTCGCGCGGATAAGCACCCTGTCTTTGTCGTCGTCAAACGCCGTTGATTTGAACCATACCGCCTGTTCCTGCTCGTAGGCGTAACCGGCTTTTTTAAGCGATTCCAAAGCTTCGGGAACGGCATTCGCCGTGTAAAGCGATTTTTCGGAGAACCATACGTCAAAATCTACGCCAAAATCGGATAAGTCTTTGCGTATTGATTCGATCACGATTTTTGCCGTTTCGCTTGTAAAGAATTCCTGCTGTTCCTCTTCAGGCTTTAAAGCGAGAGATTCGCCGTATTTTTCAACGTAACGCTTTGCAATGTCTGCAAGGTATTCACCCTGATAGCCGTCTTCGGGCATGGGCGCTTCAGCTTCTCTGCCAAGCGCCTCAAAATAGCGCGCTCTGGCGGATTTACCGAGCAGTTCCATTTGAAGCCCTGCGTCATTCACGTAGTATTCGCGCGTAACGTCGTAACCTGCAAATTTCAGCAGTCTTGCGGTTATGTCGCCGACTGCCGCTCCTCTGCCGTGTCCCATGTGAAGAGGTCCTGTTGGATTCGCGCTTACAAATTCCAACTGAACTTTTTCGCCTTTTCCGTCGTTTGTGTGTCCGAAGTTTTCCCCTTTGGCAAGTATTGTTTTTACCGCGCCGGCAATCCAGTCTGACGAAAGCCGCAAGTTTATAAACCCGGGTCCAGCAACCTCCGCGGAAGCCACCAGAGTGCTTTCTCCAAGCGCTGCAACAATCTGCTGCGCAAGCTCGCGCGGATTTTTGCCAAGCGGCTTTGCAAGCTGCATAGCAGCGTTTGTCGCCCAGTCTCCGTGTCCTTCCTGACGCGGACGTTCAAGCCTTACCGCGAAATTTTCAGGCAGTGCCGCACCATTTTCCGAAGCTGTTTTTTCAAGCGCTTTTTCAAGCAGGGTTTTAAGTTCAGTTGTCGTATCCAAATAAAACACGCTCCCGTTTATGAAAAATCTAATTACTTCCTGAACGGCAGGTTAAGGTTCGGCCAGCCGAGGAACGCCCCTATCTGCTGTTTCAGAACCTGCGCGTCGTCCATTTCCTGTTTCAGCCGTTTTACAATCCACACGCAGTCCGCTTCAAGAGTGTTTCTCGCATAGTTGTTGTGTATTTTTTCAACAAGGTAGGCTGTTTTTTTTGTGCCTATCACGTTGCTGAAATCGTTTGTAAAACATTTGTAGCCTTTGGGCGTGGACATTCTGACGCTTTGGCTGATCGTGAACGGGAAGCGGAAGGTTATGCTGTCATTATCGTACAAGAGCTGTCCCAGAATTTCGGGAATGCCTCCCGGAAGCTTAAGCAGCATGTTTTTGCCCTGAACTATTCCGGGGGCGCAGCGCACTTTAAAATCAAGCCTGTAGCCGGACGGGCGCGGTTTAACGTCTGCTGCCGTGAGAACCATGCCCGGAATTGCGAAATTTATGCAACGGTTCAGCAGCTGCGCGGCGTTTTCTTTTGTGGGAACTGCACCGCCGGAGAAAATTCCCGCCCATGCACCGTCAATGTTGGCAGTCAGAGTACCTTCCGCAACTCCGCCGTCCGTAAGCCTTAGCGACCATGAAAGCGAAAGCTTGTGGTCGGAAGGGCTTCCCG includes:
- a CDS encoding arginine--tRNA ligase, with the protein product MDTTTELKTLLEKALEKTASENGAALPENFAVRLERPRQEGHGDWATNAAMQLAKPLGKNPRELAQQIVAALGESTLVASAEVAGPGFINLRLSSDWIAGAVKTILAKGENFGHTNDGKGEKVQLEFVSANPTGPLHMGHGRGAAVGDITARLLKFAGYDVTREYYVNDAGLQMELLGKSARARYFEALGREAEAPMPEDGYQGEYLADIAKRYVEKYGESLALKPEEEQQEFFTSETAKIVIESIRKDLSDFGVDFDVWFSEKSLYTANAVPEALESLKKAGYAYEQEQAVWFKSTAFDDDKDRVLIRANGVPTYFMSDVAYLKNKYDRGFEKLIYVWGADHHGYIPRIRSVNTSLGHTDKQLEVLLIQMVNLLRDGKPVQMSKRAGTIVTLREIMDEVGRDATRFFFVMRKSDSTLDFDLELAKKASSENPVFYVQYAYARICSIYRELKERGAELPDVSEFDAGKLSSANEIRLAKVISRMPEEISKAAAELAPHRIAYYAQEIAESFHAFYNSSRILGAEEDVMKARLLLVEAARIVLRSVLEILGISAPEKM
- a CDS encoding septum formation initiator family protein — translated: MRAPRLRYVVLFAVSSFIVAVIAATFSTEVSKIKVLNNSLDKKMTELEKLERTNLELKRRLENAKTSTAVEREARDKYNLLKPGEKMYKIEIRKHGQ